One genomic region from Macellibacteroides fermentans encodes:
- a CDS encoding MlaD family protein — MKNVFTKEAKIGLATIVSLALLYFGVNYLKGINLFQPVNHYYVTFDNVKDVTISSPVYVEGFKVGLVRDIIYDYSTTDKVTVEISLEEKMRINKGSYIAIVKSMLSGGELHIHLNKYVTDYLTPGDTLEGHMSDDIMGTVQDKLLPQVVDLIPKIDSILVGLNTIVNHPALNQSLNQIERTTGNLEASTRQLNSLLSKDVPVIVSDLKMITSNFAEMSTEMKGLDLETTVNSMNATLGNLKLTTEKLNSSDNSLGLLLNDKALYENLNSTADNASKLLIDLKQNPKRYVHFSVF, encoded by the coding sequence ATGAAAAACGTATTTACGAAAGAAGCGAAAATAGGATTAGCCACCATTGTAAGTCTGGCTCTACTCTATTTCGGAGTAAATTACCTTAAGGGTATAAATCTGTTCCAACCCGTTAATCATTATTATGTAACTTTCGACAATGTGAAGGATGTTACCATTTCTAGCCCTGTTTATGTGGAAGGTTTTAAGGTTGGGTTGGTTCGGGACATAATCTACGACTATTCAACTACAGATAAAGTAACCGTAGAGATCAGTCTGGAAGAGAAAATGAGAATTAACAAAGGCAGTTATATCGCCATTGTAAAAAGCATGCTGAGTGGAGGTGAATTACACATTCATTTAAATAAATATGTAACGGATTACCTTACTCCCGGAGATACGTTGGAGGGACATATGTCTGATGACATTATGGGGACCGTTCAAGATAAATTACTTCCTCAGGTGGTAGATCTTATTCCCAAAATCGATTCTATCCTTGTTGGATTGAATACCATTGTTAATCATCCGGCACTAAACCAGTCTTTAAATCAAATTGAACGGACCACCGGTAATCTGGAAGCCTCTACACGTCAGCTTAACAGTCTTTTAAGCAAAGACGTGCCGGTAATTGTATCCGATCTTAAAATGATAACATCCAATTTTGCAGAGATGAGTACAGAAATGAAGGGACTGGATCTCGAAACAACTGTGAATTCGATGAATGCAACGCTTGGAAATTTAAAACTTACAACAGAGAAATTAAACTCATCAGACAATAGCCTTGGACTTTTATTAAACGACAAAGCATTGTATGAAAACCTGAACAGTACGGCAGACAATGCATCGAAATTACTTATTGATCTTAAACAAAATCCAAAACGATACGTTCATTTTTCAGTGTTCTAA
- a CDS encoding N-acetylmuramoyl-L-alanine amidase family protein, which translates to MKVKRKPLLYFIAIAALLFCGPEIQAKDKFVLVIDAGHGGKDPGAQGSRIDEKEINLGVALKVGELIESNHNDVKVIYTRKTDRFIELDERAEIANRAKADLFMSIHTNAVKRGNYVKGTETFTLGLARTDENLQVAMRENSAILLEDNYLQKYEGFDPNSSESYIIFEFMQNKHMEQSIGLASEIQKAFTSANRVDRGVRQAGLLVLRKTSMPSVLVELGFISNKEEERYMSSSEGQNQLARSLYNAFTKYKREYDRKQGALSNGAVTNARPVELTESTPQETPAERENITVNKADKSERNTSGKLIYKIQILTSDKKLSESSRLFKGYKNIDSYKEGGLIKYTYGETTSFEEIKKLRRKVAKDFKDAFIIAFKDGKKVKY; encoded by the coding sequence ATGAAGGTGAAAAGAAAGCCTCTATTATATTTTATTGCAATTGCTGCGCTTCTTTTTTGTGGACCGGAAATACAGGCAAAAGATAAATTTGTTTTGGTTATTGACGCCGGACACGGAGGGAAAGATCCCGGTGCCCAGGGGTCTCGAATCGACGAGAAAGAAATCAATCTGGGGGTAGCTCTTAAAGTTGGAGAATTGATTGAGTCCAATCATAACGATGTTAAAGTTATCTATACCCGAAAAACGGATCGTTTTATTGAATTGGATGAGCGGGCAGAAATTGCCAACCGTGCAAAAGCGGATTTGTTTATGTCAATTCACACCAATGCGGTAAAACGGGGCAATTATGTAAAAGGCACAGAAACTTTTACTTTAGGTTTGGCACGAACTGATGAGAATCTGCAGGTGGCAATGCGTGAAAACTCCGCGATCCTACTGGAAGATAATTATTTACAAAAGTATGAAGGATTCGACCCTAATTCGTCCGAATCTTACATTATTTTTGAGTTTATGCAAAACAAGCATATGGAACAGAGCATAGGCCTTGCCTCTGAGATCCAAAAAGCATTCACTTCTGCCAATCGGGTGGATCGTGGCGTGCGGCAAGCCGGACTTCTGGTTCTTCGGAAGACCAGCATGCCCAGTGTTCTTGTTGAGTTAGGATTTATTTCCAATAAAGAAGAGGAACGTTATATGAGCTCCAGCGAAGGACAGAATCAACTGGCAAGATCTCTGTATAACGCTTTTACAAAATACAAAAGAGAATACGATCGTAAACAAGGTGCTTTATCTAATGGAGCTGTTACCAATGCCAGGCCGGTTGAACTTACAGAATCAACCCCACAGGAGACGCCTGCAGAAAGAGAAAATATCACAGTAAATAAAGCAGATAAATCGGAAAGAAATACTTCCGGCAAACTGATTTACAAAATTCAAATACTGACCTCCGACAAAAAGCTAAGTGAATCTTCGAGGCTTTTTAAGGGATATAAAAACATCGATTCTTACAAGGAAGGTGGTTTGATTAAATACACTTATGGTGAAACAACCAGTTTTGAAGAAATAAAGAAATTGCGACGTAAAGTGGCAAAGGATTTTAAGGATGCTTTTATCATCGCGTTCAAAGATGGCAAAAAGGTTAAATACTAA
- the dnaA gene encoding chromosomal replication initiator protein DnaA: MQTDHQLLWNKCLAVIKDNVPEAAFNTWFRPIIPLSYDDRKFTIQVPSQFFYEYLEEKYVNVLKLTLYRVIGQGTILNYRVMVDKSTGGTVDYPAEEGSVAVKKVAPQGANKAPNPFVQTAPQDLDPQLNPKYSFDNYFEGTSNKLVRTAGEAVAQNPGKTTFNPLFIFGPSGVGKTHLCHAIGTRIREVHPSKKVLYVSSHLFRVQFTDAIRKNTINDFLNFYQNIDVLILDDIQEMIGLDKTQNTFFHIFNHLHQLGKQLILTSDKAPVDLQGMEERLITRLKWGLTAELCRPDLDLRKKILKNKINHDGIVIPDEVFNFIATNVTENVRDLEGILVSLMANAVINNKEIDLPLTKRVVSQAVRLEKKQLSVQTIQETVCKFFNLELSAIQTRSRKREVVQARQITMFLSKKYTDSSFAHIGKIVGKKDHATVLHACKTIKDQIETCKTFRSTVEQIEVQLKN, from the coding sequence ATGCAAACTGATCATCAATTATTGTGGAATAAATGCCTTGCTGTCATTAAAGACAATGTCCCCGAGGCCGCTTTTAACACATGGTTTAGACCAATTATCCCGTTGTCGTATGATGATAGGAAATTCACCATTCAGGTTCCCAGCCAGTTCTTTTACGAGTATCTGGAAGAGAAGTATGTGAATGTCCTTAAACTTACATTATACAGGGTAATAGGGCAAGGTACAATCTTGAACTATCGTGTCATGGTAGACAAGAGTACCGGGGGAACAGTTGATTATCCTGCAGAAGAGGGATCTGTAGCAGTAAAAAAAGTAGCTCCTCAGGGTGCCAACAAAGCTCCTAATCCTTTTGTGCAAACAGCTCCTCAGGATTTAGATCCTCAGCTTAATCCAAAATACAGCTTTGATAATTACTTTGAAGGGACAAGTAATAAGCTGGTACGTACAGCTGGTGAAGCAGTTGCCCAGAACCCCGGAAAAACAACTTTTAATCCGTTGTTTATTTTTGGTCCGTCTGGCGTTGGAAAAACTCATTTATGCCATGCTATCGGCACACGCATACGGGAAGTCCATCCTTCCAAGAAGGTACTATATGTATCATCCCACTTATTCAGAGTGCAATTTACGGATGCAATCCGTAAAAACACAATAAATGATTTCCTGAATTTCTATCAAAACATTGACGTGTTGATTCTGGATGATATTCAGGAGATGATTGGACTTGATAAAACTCAGAATACTTTTTTCCATATTTTCAACCACCTTCATCAGTTAGGGAAACAGCTTATTCTAACTTCGGATAAAGCACCGGTTGACTTACAAGGAATGGAAGAGCGTTTGATTACACGTTTAAAGTGGGGTCTTACAGCAGAATTATGTCGTCCGGATTTAGATTTAAGAAAAAAGATTTTGAAAAACAAAATCAATCATGACGGTATTGTTATTCCAGATGAAGTATTCAACTTCATTGCTACCAATGTAACCGAAAATGTACGTGATCTGGAAGGTATTTTAGTTTCTTTAATGGCTAACGCAGTTATCAATAATAAGGAAATTGACCTCCCATTAACTAAAAGAGTGGTTAGTCAAGCTGTTCGCCTGGAGAAAAAACAATTATCAGTTCAGACAATACAGGAAACTGTTTGTAAATTTTTCAATCTAGAACTCTCGGCCATACAAACACGTTCTCGGAAACGTGAAGTTGTACAAGCCAGACAGATTACGATGTTCCTGTCTAAAAAATATACAGACAGCTCATTTGCCCACATTGGTAAGATTGTAGGAAAAAAAGACCATGCAACAGTACTACATGCATGCAAAACAATTAAAGACCAAATTGAAACTTGTAAGACATTTCGTTCTACCGTTGAACAGATTGAAGTACAGCTCAAAAATTAA
- the folB gene encoding dihydroneopterin aldolase, with amino-acid sequence MTTQIELREMIFHAYHGVLQQEKLVGNTFVVNLLLTADLSNAIQSDRLEDTIDYSQLFGLVKDEMSIPSQLLEHVAGRIVHSIKEKYPIVKEITLKLSKLNPPFSGEVHSASIILNEKFR; translated from the coding sequence ATGACAACACAAATTGAATTAAGGGAAATGATATTCCACGCTTATCACGGAGTTCTTCAACAAGAAAAGCTGGTTGGAAATACTTTTGTCGTCAATTTATTACTTACAGCAGACCTTTCCAATGCCATTCAAAGTGATCGGTTAGAAGATACCATTGATTATAGTCAGCTATTCGGTCTGGTAAAAGATGAAATGAGTATACCTTCCCAACTCCTTGAGCATGTAGCTGGCAGGATAGTTCACTCTATAAAAGAGAAATATCCAATCGTAAAAGAGATAACGCTAAAGCTTTCCAAACTCAATCCTCCATTCTCGGGAGAGGTACACAGCGCATCAATAATTCTTAACGAAAAGTTCCGTTGA
- a CDS encoding monomeric [FeFe] hydrogenase has translation MAFTNNVMIVRHKLLAQLVRLWNENRLLDEIDRLPLELSPRKSKVIGRCCVHKERAVWKYKSFPLLGFDMSDEVDELTPLSEYAKKALLRTENKKENLLCVIDEACSSCVQVNYEITNLCRGCVARSCYMNCPKDSIVFQKNGQASIDHETCISCGKCHSSCPYHAIVYVPIPCEEACPVKAISKDEYGIEHIDESKCIYCGKCINACPFGAIFEISQAFDVLQRLRNKEEMVAIVAPSILAQFSAPIENVYGAIKAMGFAEVVEVAQGAMETTRREAEELKEKLAEGQPFMTTSCCPSYVELANKHIPDMKKYISHTGSPMYYTARIVKEKYPNAKIVFVGPCVAKRQEVKRDGCVDFTLTFEEVGSILTGLNININEARPFSVLFKSVREAHGFAQSGGVVNAVKVYLKEEQDSISAVQVANLDKKNIGLLRAFAKTGKTPAQFIEVMACEGGCVTGPCTHNDKKTGQKQLINELTKR, from the coding sequence ATGGCTTTTACCAATAACGTAATGATTGTGCGTCATAAATTGCTGGCGCAATTGGTCAGACTCTGGAATGAAAACCGTCTTCTGGATGAAATTGACCGCCTTCCTTTGGAATTAAGTCCCCGTAAATCAAAAGTAATAGGTCGCTGCTGTGTACACAAAGAGCGAGCTGTCTGGAAGTACAAATCCTTTCCATTACTTGGGTTTGACATGAGCGATGAAGTTGACGAGCTAACACCATTGTCTGAATATGCAAAAAAGGCTCTGCTGCGTACTGAAAATAAAAAAGAGAATCTGCTATGCGTAATTGATGAAGCATGCTCTTCTTGTGTACAAGTCAATTACGAAATCACCAACCTTTGCCGTGGATGTGTAGCCCGTAGCTGCTACATGAACTGTCCCAAAGACTCCATCGTATTTCAAAAGAACGGTCAGGCCAGCATTGATCACGAAACCTGCATCAGCTGCGGAAAATGTCATAGCAGCTGTCCATATCATGCAATTGTTTATGTACCGATTCCCTGTGAGGAGGCTTGTCCTGTGAAAGCAATCAGTAAAGATGAGTATGGCATTGAGCACATTGATGAAAGCAAATGTATCTACTGTGGTAAATGTATAAATGCGTGTCCTTTTGGAGCCATATTTGAAATTTCCCAGGCATTTGATGTTTTACAAAGATTGCGTAATAAAGAAGAAATGGTTGCAATTGTAGCCCCTTCCATCCTTGCTCAATTTAGTGCTCCAATCGAAAATGTATATGGAGCGATCAAGGCCATGGGCTTTGCCGAAGTAGTGGAAGTTGCACAAGGTGCGATGGAAACAACCCGGCGTGAGGCAGAAGAACTGAAGGAAAAACTGGCTGAAGGACAACCGTTCATGACTACCTCATGCTGTCCTTCATACGTTGAGCTTGCCAACAAGCACATTCCGGATATGAAAAAATACATCTCTCACACCGGTTCACCCATGTACTACACAGCCAGGATCGTAAAAGAGAAATACCCTAATGCAAAAATTGTATTTGTGGGACCCTGTGTAGCCAAGCGACAAGAGGTAAAACGAGATGGTTGTGTCGATTTTACATTAACCTTCGAAGAGGTTGGTTCAATTTTAACAGGACTAAACATCAATATTAACGAAGCACGACCATTTTCCGTACTATTCAAATCTGTACGTGAAGCCCATGGATTTGCTCAGAGTGGCGGAGTAGTAAACGCCGTTAAAGTCTACTTAAAAGAAGAACAAGACAGTATTAGCGCCGTTCAAGTGGCTAACCTTGATAAAAAGAACATTGGTCTGTTGCGTGCATTCGCTAAGACTGGCAAAACACCTGCACAATTCATTGAAGTCATGGCTTGCGAAGGTGGTTGCGTAACGGGCCCTTGTACTCACAACGACAAAAAAACCGGTCAGAAACAACTTATAAACGAACTTACTAAACGATAA
- a CDS encoding bactofilin family protein: MNLKHKEETPAGGLHNVLSSGSAIKGNVMADTDFRLDGKVEGDILCGGKIVIGPKGSVLGNVTAENAEIMGEIAGCVKVNGKLVLKSTARIAGDICIRSIEIEPNARFNGKCIMSCEE; this comes from the coding sequence ATGAATCTAAAACATAAGGAGGAAACTCCTGCTGGCGGACTGCATAATGTATTGTCGTCAGGTTCTGCAATAAAAGGGAATGTAATGGCTGATACTGATTTTCGTCTTGATGGTAAGGTGGAAGGTGATATTCTTTGTGGCGGGAAAATAGTGATAGGTCCTAAAGGTTCTGTTTTAGGCAATGTTACTGCCGAAAATGCGGAGATAATGGGCGAAATAGCCGGTTGTGTAAAAGTGAATGGCAAGCTGGTACTAAAATCGACTGCCCGGATAGCAGGTGATATCTGTATCCGATCAATCGAGATTGAGCCCAATGCGCGTTTTAACGGTAAATGTATTATGTCGTGCGAAGAGTAA
- a CDS encoding adenosylcobalamin-dependent ribonucleoside-diphosphate reductase produces the protein MDNKTYTFDEAFKASKEYFAGDELAAKVWVNKYALKDAFGNIFEKTPTDMHHRLAGEIARIEKKYPNPLSEQELFELFDHFRYIVPQGSPMTGIGNNHQIASLSNCFVIGMDGKADSYGAIIRIDEEQVQLMKRRGGVGHDLSHIRPKGSPVKNSALTSTGLVPFMERYSNSTREVAQDGRRGALMLSVSIKHPDSESFIDAKMTEGKVTGANVSVKLDDDFMKAVVNKTTYKQQYPVDSANPTTVKEIDAATLWQKIIHNAWKSAEPGVLFWDTIIRESVPDSYADLGFQTISTNPCGEIPLCPYDSCRLLALNLYSYVVKPFTKEAYFDYELFVKHVRLAQRIMDDIIDLESEKIEKILAKIDSDPETNEVKQTERHLWEKIQKKTLQGRRTGVGITAEGDMIAALGLRYGTDEATDMAENIQRTLAIEAYRSSVYMAKERGAFEIYDTKREEKNPFINRLREADPSLYEDMVKYGRRNIACLTIAPTGTTSLMTQTTSGIEPVFLPVYKRRRKVNPNDTDARVDFVDETGDAYEEYIVFHHNFVTWMQANGYSVTKRYSSEEIDELVAKSPYYKATSNDVDWLQKVRMQGRIQKWVDHSISVTINLPADVNEELVDKLYIEAWKSGCKGCTVYRDGSRSGVLVSTQKTKKKEDANCMEPPVIVAKRPRELEADVVKFQNNKEKWIAFVGLLNGKPYEIFTGLADDEEGIMLPKNVTKGTIIKSYDEDGNKHYDFQFKNKRGYKMTIEGLDGKFDPEFWNYAKLISGVLRYGMPIDQAIKLVQGLELNNESINTWKNGVERALKKYLPNGTEAKGQKCPNCGHETLIYQEGCLICTNCGASRCG, from the coding sequence GTGGACAACAAAACATACACCTTTGACGAAGCATTTAAAGCTTCAAAAGAATATTTCGCAGGCGACGAATTAGCCGCCAAGGTATGGGTAAACAAATATGCCCTTAAAGATGCCTTCGGAAATATCTTCGAAAAAACTCCGACCGATATGCACCATCGCCTCGCTGGTGAAATTGCGAGAATTGAAAAAAAATACCCCAACCCTCTTTCCGAACAGGAATTGTTCGAGCTTTTTGACCATTTCCGTTACATCGTTCCACAAGGAAGTCCGATGACTGGTATTGGAAACAATCATCAGATTGCTTCGTTATCCAACTGCTTTGTAATTGGAATGGATGGGAAAGCCGACTCCTATGGAGCTATTATCCGCATTGATGAAGAACAAGTGCAGCTAATGAAACGACGTGGTGGTGTAGGTCATGACCTATCTCACATCCGGCCAAAAGGTTCTCCGGTAAAGAACTCTGCACTTACCTCTACCGGATTGGTACCTTTCATGGAAAGATACTCAAATTCAACCAGAGAAGTTGCACAAGATGGCCGCCGAGGAGCATTGATGCTTAGCGTATCAATAAAACACCCCGACTCAGAATCGTTCATTGATGCAAAGATGACCGAAGGAAAGGTTACCGGAGCCAATGTTTCGGTGAAATTGGACGACGACTTCATGAAGGCTGTCGTTAACAAAACCACCTATAAACAACAATACCCCGTTGATTCGGCAAATCCAACAACAGTAAAAGAGATTGACGCAGCCACTCTCTGGCAAAAGATTATACACAATGCATGGAAATCGGCTGAACCAGGAGTACTTTTCTGGGATACTATTATCCGAGAATCTGTACCTGATTCGTATGCTGACCTTGGGTTTCAGACGATTTCAACAAATCCTTGTGGAGAAATTCCATTGTGTCCATATGATAGCTGCCGTTTACTGGCTTTGAACTTATACTCCTATGTAGTGAAACCGTTTACTAAAGAGGCTTATTTTGACTATGAACTGTTTGTAAAGCATGTACGTCTTGCCCAACGCATCATGGACGATATAATTGATCTTGAAAGTGAAAAGATCGAAAAGATCCTTGCAAAAATAGACTCAGACCCAGAAACAAATGAGGTAAAACAAACCGAACGTCATTTGTGGGAGAAGATACAGAAAAAAACATTGCAGGGAAGACGTACCGGTGTGGGTATTACTGCCGAAGGAGATATGATTGCTGCACTTGGATTACGCTATGGAACTGATGAAGCTACAGACATGGCTGAGAACATCCAGCGTACCTTGGCCATTGAAGCTTATCGATCATCAGTATACATGGCAAAAGAAAGGGGTGCCTTTGAAATATATGATACCAAAAGAGAAGAAAAAAATCCGTTTATCAACAGATTGCGTGAAGCAGATCCCAGTCTCTACGAAGATATGGTTAAATACGGACGTCGTAACATTGCTTGTTTAACCATAGCTCCTACAGGAACAACCAGCCTGATGACCCAAACTACATCAGGTATTGAGCCTGTGTTCCTTCCTGTGTATAAACGAAGACGCAAGGTAAATCCTAATGATACCGATGCTCGTGTAGACTTTGTTGATGAAACCGGTGACGCATACGAAGAGTATATTGTATTCCATCATAACTTTGTTACATGGATGCAGGCTAATGGATATTCTGTAACCAAGAGATACTCTTCGGAAGAAATAGATGAACTTGTCGCTAAATCTCCTTACTATAAAGCAACATCAAACGATGTTGACTGGTTACAAAAAGTAAGAATGCAGGGACGAATCCAGAAATGGGTAGATCACTCGATCAGCGTTACCATAAATCTCCCTGCAGATGTAAATGAAGAATTGGTAGATAAACTATATATTGAAGCTTGGAAAAGCGGATGCAAGGGATGTACAGTTTACCGTGACGGTTCTCGTTCCGGAGTACTTGTCTCAACTCAGAAAACCAAGAAAAAAGAAGATGCAAACTGCATGGAGCCTCCAGTGATAGTAGCTAAACGCCCTCGTGAGCTGGAAGCAGATGTTGTTAAATTCCAGAACAACAAAGAAAAATGGATAGCCTTCGTAGGACTCCTTAATGGAAAACCTTATGAAATATTCACTGGTCTAGCAGATGATGAAGAGGGAATCATGCTTCCTAAAAACGTAACAAAGGGAACTATAATCAAGAGTTACGACGAAGACGGGAATAAACATTATGATTTCCAGTTCAAGAATAAGCGTGGCTACAAAATGACTATCGAAGGTTTGGATGGTAAGTTTGATCCCGAATTTTGGAATTACGCTAAACTTATCTCCGGAGTTTTAAGATATGGTATGCCCATCGATCAGGCCATCAAATTGGTACAGGGACTTGAACTTAACAACGAGTCAATCAATACATGGAAAAATGGCGTGGAAAGAGCGTTAAAGAAATACCTGCCTAACGGAACAGAAGCGAAAGGCCAGAAGTGTCCAAATTGCGGACATGAAACCTTGATCTATCAGGAAGGATGCCTTATCTGTACCAATTGCGGAGCATCAAGATGCGGATAA
- a CDS encoding 4-alpha-glucanotransferase: MKVTFIINFHTVWGQKLYVVGSIPALGSWDPVFAKEMVYTDGGNWQLTLDLPEDTEYVEYRYFISVNEKRIFEEWEKNHRISFDKEFSKYSLYDYWQVRPANLAFYTSAFTHSLFAHPCNTHERIVKSDKKISIKVGAPRIEKHQSVAITGNQPCLGDWNPDKALKLSCDTFPEWHIDLDASELHNPLEYKFILYDNNSRSIVSWEGGENRVLDLPPQANGEAVVISGLYYRDVQPLWRGAGTVIPVFSLRSENSFGTGDLFDLRLLIDWARKTGQCIIQTLPMNDTTMTHTWVDSYPYSAISIFALHPMYISLNWLGELKDKKKADFYAEIQHNLNAKEAVDYELVVKYKTAYCRDYFEQEGLQCIENEAFNTFYTQNESWLLPYAAYCYLRDKNGTPEFSQWGKFANYDKGAIQALCAKNSEAYPEIAFSYFLQFVLHTQFSSVSEYARKNGIVLKGDIPIGVNRNSVETWTEPKYFNMNGQAGAPPDDFSANGQNWMFPTYNWEEMEKDGYAWWKKRFRKMSDYFDAFRIDHILGFFRIWEIPLDFIQGLCGHFNPALPFSRNEIEQYGLTFNEARFTTPHIHQKFLTELFDELTSEVKGSFLAQSSSNHYVLKPFCNTQRKIEKLFEGKEDLKSQRIKEGLFAIANEMLFLPDPHNELLFHPRISAMNSFIYKELSESERYAFDQLYWHFFYRRHTEYWKLQAYKHLVPLVACTDMLVCGEDLGMIPDSVPEVMKKLQILSLEIERMPKTSHREFSDLLSLPYNSVCTTSTHDMTPIRNWWKEDPDKTQRYFNQVLLRVGVAPDECREDLARQIISNHLETQSMLTILPLQDWFAIDDSIKRSDIESERINVPANSRHYWQYRMHINLEELIKADSLNEKISFLIRKSGRH, encoded by the coding sequence ATGAAAGTAACCTTTATAATAAACTTCCACACCGTTTGGGGACAAAAGTTGTACGTTGTCGGATCTATACCGGCTTTAGGATCCTGGGATCCGGTGTTTGCAAAAGAAATGGTTTATACTGATGGTGGGAACTGGCAATTGACACTTGATTTACCAGAAGATACCGAATATGTTGAATATAGGTATTTTATAAGTGTAAACGAAAAGAGAATTTTTGAAGAATGGGAGAAAAACCATAGAATCAGTTTCGACAAGGAGTTTTCAAAATACTCTTTGTATGATTACTGGCAAGTAAGACCAGCCAATCTTGCCTTTTATACCTCTGCGTTTACTCACAGTCTTTTTGCACATCCCTGCAACACTCATGAACGTATTGTTAAAAGCGATAAAAAAATTTCCATCAAAGTTGGTGCTCCTCGTATAGAAAAACATCAATCAGTCGCTATTACCGGAAATCAACCTTGTTTAGGTGATTGGAATCCCGACAAAGCTCTCAAACTAAGCTGTGACACCTTTCCTGAATGGCACATTGACCTTGATGCTTCAGAACTACATAATCCGCTTGAATATAAATTTATCCTATATGATAATAACTCACGAAGTATTGTAAGTTGGGAAGGTGGTGAAAACAGGGTACTCGACCTTCCACCACAGGCCAATGGAGAAGCGGTAGTTATATCCGGATTGTATTATCGAGACGTACAACCTTTATGGCGTGGAGCAGGCACAGTTATACCCGTTTTCTCTCTCCGTTCAGAGAACAGTTTTGGCACTGGCGACTTGTTTGATCTGCGTCTCTTGATAGACTGGGCAAGGAAAACCGGACAATGCATCATTCAGACCCTCCCCATGAATGATACCACGATGACACATACTTGGGTGGACTCCTATCCATACAGTGCCATATCTATATTTGCGCTTCATCCAATGTATATCAGTCTAAACTGGTTGGGTGAGCTTAAAGATAAAAAGAAAGCCGATTTTTATGCAGAGATACAACACAATCTGAATGCAAAAGAGGCTGTAGACTATGAGTTGGTTGTAAAATACAAAACGGCTTATTGTCGCGACTACTTCGAGCAAGAAGGTCTTCAGTGTATTGAAAACGAGGCGTTCAATACTTTCTATACACAAAATGAATCCTGGCTGCTCCCATACGCAGCTTATTGCTATCTACGGGATAAAAATGGCACTCCCGAATTTAGTCAATGGGGTAAATTCGCCAATTATGACAAAGGTGCAATTCAGGCTCTTTGTGCCAAAAACAGTGAAGCATATCCAGAAATAGCATTTAGCTATTTCCTGCAGTTTGTCCTACATACCCAATTTAGTTCGGTAAGTGAATATGCCCGTAAAAACGGTATTGTGCTAAAAGGAGACATTCCCATCGGAGTGAACAGAAACAGTGTGGAAACGTGGACAGAGCCGAAGTATTTCAATATGAATGGACAGGCTGGAGCACCACCTGACGACTTCTCTGCCAATGGACAGAACTGGATGTTCCCCACATATAACTGGGAAGAGATGGAAAAAGACGGCTATGCCTGGTGGAAAAAACGTTTTCGTAAAATGTCCGACTATTTCGATGCCTTCCGTATCGATCATATCCTCGGCTTCTTTCGGATTTGGGAGATACCACTGGATTTTATCCAGGGATTGTGCGGTCATTTCAATCCAGCATTACCCTTCTCCAGAAACGAGATTGAGCAGTATGGGCTTACCTTCAATGAAGCCCGCTTTACGACACCGCATATTCATCAAAAATTCTTAACCGAATTATTTGATGAACTTACATCGGAAGTAAAAGGCTCATTCCTTGCCCAATCTTCATCCAATCATTATGTGCTGAAACCATTTTGCAATACACAGCGTAAAATCGAAAAGTTGTTCGAAGGCAAAGAAGATCTAAAATCTCAACGCATTAAAGAGGGCCTTTTTGCCATAGCAAATGAGATGCTTTTCTTGCCTGATCCGCATAACGAACTGTTGTTTCACCCCCGCATATCCGCAATGAACTCGTTCATTTATAAAGAACTTTCGGAAAGCGAACGGTATGCATTCGATCAATTATACTGGCACTTCTTCTATCGCCGGCATACTGAATATTGGAAATTACAAGCCTATAAGCATTTAGTACCATTAGTTGCCTGTACCGACATGCTGGTTTGTGGAGAAGATTTGGGTATGATACCAGATTCTGTACCCGAAGTGATGAAAAAGCTTCAGATTTTAAGTCTGGAGATAGAACGTATGCCCAAAACATCTCATAGAGAGTTTTCAGATCTGTTGTCGTTACCCTATAACTCCGTTTGTACAACATCTACTCACGATATGACACCGATCCGAAATTGGTGGAAAGAAGATCCGGATAAAACCCAGCGATATTTCAACCAGGTATTATTAAGAGTTGGAGTAGCTCCAGACGAATGCAGGGAAGATTTAGCAAGACAGATTATATCCAATCATCTTGAAACACAATCCATGCTCACCATTCTGCCACTTCAAGATTGGTTTGCAATAGATGATTCCATAAAACGAAGCGATATAGAGTCCGAACGAATTAACGTGCCAGCGAACTCCAGACATTACTGGCAGTATCGTATGCACATTAATCTGGAGGAATTGATAAAGGCTGATTCTTTAAATGAAAAGATATCCTTCCTGATTAGAAAAAGCGGTAGGCATTGA